Proteins from a genomic interval of Colletotrichum higginsianum IMI 349063 chromosome 6, whole genome shotgun sequence:
- a CDS encoding Major facilitator superfamily transporter, producing MATGNSKSSPPPVPRDDQSNAPVYEEKPGVALEHTDQASDEEKHPQHLPSVTAPIEALGLEDWRGLEKKLVRRLDMTLMPMLWVLYLFNYLDRASISQARLSSFEADLGLTDTQFATAVAVLVPGYVAAQIPSNMILPYVRPSLYLPCCALVWSGVSAATAGVKSYNGLVACRVMLGLCEAPLLPGAIYIMSCWYTRKEIALRTAVLYTGLVLAMASSGLIAAGVYSGLEGVRGMAGWQWLFIVLALAGSCCAIVALVLLPDYPHSKTGSARWAMTEDMRRLAVARIQADRVSLPEAKSNSIWYGLKLTCMDYKTWIFVAINISISAAYGFLNFFPSIVRGFGFESRTTTLLLTAPPYVFAAVASLCNARSSDHFKERGYHMIGPVAIAIVGYIVCTATGNVPARYAASFLYIGGMFAANPLINTWLVGTLGRTPEKRATAIPVINVLGQIGNVIAPYFFPDRDEPRYLMAFLLMMGFAALGIACCFLLKFILIRSNKKLWAKAQEDGTVYNPYTL from the exons ATGGCTACCGGCAACAGCAAGAGCTCTCCGCCCCCAGTTCCGAGAGACGACCAGAGCAATGCGCCTGTCTATGAGGAAAAGCCTGGAGTGGCTCTTGAGCACACGGACCAGGCGTCTGACGAGGAAAAGCATCCGCAGCATCTGCCCTCCGTGACGGCGCCTATCGAGGCGCTTGGTCTCGAAGACTGGCGAGGGTTAGAAAAGAAGCTCGTCAGGCGTCTCGACATGACTCTGATGCCCATGTTATGGGTTCTCTATTTGTTCAACTATCTCGACAGAGCATCGATCTC TCAAGCACGCCTTAGCAGTTTCGAGGCCGACTTGGGGCTTACCGACACCCAGTTCGCCACGGCCGTTGCCGTTCTTGTTCCTGG CTACGTGGCCGCGCAAATCCCATCCAACATGATACTGCCTTATGTTCGCCCCAGCTTGTATCTCCCATGCTGCGCGTTGGTATGGTCGGGAGTTTCCGCTGCCACGGCCGGCGTCAAGAGCTACAATGGGCTTGTGGCCTGCAGAGTTATGCTCGGGTTGTGCGAagcccctcttcttccaggT GCCATCTACATCATGTCATGCTGGTACACCAGGAAGGAGATCGCTCTGAGGACCGCTGTCCTTTATACCGGTCTGGTCCTTGCCATGGCCAGCTCCGGTCTTATCGCAGCAGGCGTTTACTCggggctcgagggcgtcagAGGCATGGCCGGCTGGCAATGGCTCTTTATCGTTCTCGCTCTTGCAGGCTCTTGCTGTGCCATTGTCGCCCTGGTGTTGCTTCCTGACTACCCTCATTCCAAGACAGGTTCCGCCAGGTGGGCAATGACCGAGGATATGCGGCGCCTCGCGGTCGCGCGTATCCAAGCCGACAGGGTTTCCCTGCCCGAGGCCAAGAGCAATAGCATCTGGTACGGCCTCAAGCTTACTTGCATGGACTACAAAACCTGGATCTTTGTCGCCATCAACATCTCCATCTCTGCGGCCTATGGCTTCCTCAACTTCTTCCCCTCGATTGTCCGCGGATTCGGCTTCGAGTCAAGGACCACAACACTTCTCCTGACGGCTCCTCCTTACGTCTTCGCCGCGGTCGCATCGCTGTGCAACGCGCGCAGCTCAGACCACTTCAAGGAGCGAGGCTACCACATGATAGGACCTGTAGCCATTGCTATCGTGGGGTACATCGTCTGCACAGCTACGGGTAACGTCCCGGCCAGATACGCCGCCTCCTTTCTATACATCGGCGGTATGTTTGCCGCCAACCCTTTGATCAACACCTGGCTTGTCGGTACTCTGGGCCGAACCCCTGAGAAGCGCGCAACGGCCATCCCCGTTATCAACGTACTCGGTCAAATCGGCAACGTCATCGCACCTTACTTCTTCCCTGACAGGGACGAGCCGAGATACCTCATGGCGTTCCTCCTCATGATGGGCTTCGCAGCCCTCGGCATTGCTTGCTGCTTCCTCTTGAAGTTCATCTTGATCAGGTCAAACAAGAAGCTGTGGGCGAAAGCGCAAGAAGATGGCACCGTGTACAACCCTTACACTCTTTAA
- a CDS encoding FAD binding domain-containing protein codes for MISTLAIGIAFLFLGARASPVRSTVSTNSLLQRNPSLAVGTGYKSCDALVAAGLETAVFFPPDAEYEASITSYYSIAVQQLRPWCIVRPETSDQVSRALTALVTFSPAGSWDIAVRGGGHSHFASNNVANGVTIDLSRMNSTVYNVDSQIAAIGPGSRWGSVYSEVEKYGRSLTGGRLGGVGVSGLVLGGGISFHTGTRGFSCDGIRNFEVVLSNGSIANANEGENADLFKALKGGSSNFGIVTRFDMETFEAAPGGLYGGGLLYAYEHKMAILNQLVRVTDVNHEHPEDAMPVAFISSGSGPTTISVNTVNTLGNENSTSFAPLAAIPNIGDTRKRLSYGQLITAAPDNGGERTVWFSICFQNKMEVLTKLMDLYDAFVEDLGQAIPEGNLTIQFILQPLPKHYSQPKRAGGGGNVLGLEKTLTQNSIIYNAIVKVQTVEQEALARTRLAALVANLEAFADLNDASTPWRFLNYVNPAQDPIKSYGEENVKFLKEVAAKYDPQGIFQTRVSGGFKLSRVS; via the exons ATGATATCTACTCTTGCCATCGGCATAGCCTTTCTATTTCTCGGCGCTAGGGCTTCGCCGGTGCGATCTACGGTTTCTACCAACTCATTGCTACAGAGAAATCCTTCCCTTGCCGTGGGAACCGGCTACAAAAGT TGTGACGCCCTTGTCGCGGCCGGGCTGGAAACCGCCGTCTTTTTCCCACCCGACGCCGAGTATGAAGCCAGCATCACGTCATACTACTCAATCGCCGTGCAACAACTTCGTCCATGGTGTATCGTTCGACCGGAAACTAGCGACCAAGTTTCCAGGGCCTTAACCGCCCTTGTTACTTTTAGTCCTGCCGGCAGCTGGGACATTGCAGTTCGAGGTGGTGGGCACTCTCATTTCGCTTCCAACAATGTTGCCAACGGCGTAACCATCGACCTGAGCCGTATGAACTCGACAGTGTATAACGTCGACAGC CAAATTGCGGCAATAGGACCAGGCTCTAGATGGGGTTCAGTCTACAGCGAAGTCGAAAAATACGGACGGTCTCTGACGGGAGGCCGCTTAGGTGGCGTGGGCGTCTCAGGCCTTGTTCTTGGTGGTGGTATCTCATTCCACACGGGCACCCGAGGCTTTTCCTGTGACGGTATCAGGAATTTCGAGGTAGTCTTGTCCAACGGCTCAATCGCAAACGCCAACGAAGGGGAGAATGCAGACTTGTTCAAAGCTCTCAAGGGAGGCAGCAGTAACTTCGGCATTGTTACTCGCTTCGATATGGAAACTTTCGAGGCTGCGCCAGGTGGACTGTATGGCGGTGGTCTTCTCTACGCATACGAACACAAAATGGCAATCCTGAACCAGTTGGTCAGGGTGACCGACGTGAACCATGAACACCCGGAGGACGCCATGCCAGTTGCGTTCATAAGCTCCGGCTCTGGCCCCACCACCATTTCTGTCAACACAGTCAACACTCTCGGTAATGAGAACTCGACCTCCTTTGCGCCGTTGGCAGCGATCCCCAATATTGGCGACACCAGAAAAAGATTGAGCTATGGGCAGCTTATCACGGCAGCCCCGGACAACGGAGGAGAAAG AACGGTCTGGTTCTCGATCTGTTTCCAAAACAAGATGGAGGTTCTCACTAAACTCATGGACCTCTATGACGCATtcgtcgaggaccttggGCAGGCTATCCCCGAGGGCAATCTAACGATCCAATTCATCCTCCAGCCATTGCCGAAACACTACTCGCAGCCGAAAagggctggcggcggcggcaacgtgTTGGGCCTTGAAAAGACATTGACGCAAAATTCCATCATCTATAACGCTATAGTCAAGGTTCAAACGGTCGAGCAAGAAGCCCTGGCCCGCACACGGCTGGCCGCTCTTGTTGCGAATCTGGAAGCGTTTGCCGACCTGAACGATGCGTCAACACCCTGGCGGTTTTTGAACTACGTGAACCCAGCTCAAGACCCAATCAAGTCCTACGGCGAGGAAAACGTCAAGTTCCTCAAGGAAGTGGCCGCCAAATACGATCCGCAGGGGATTTTCCAGACCCGAGTATCAGGGGGATTCAAACTGTCAAGAGTTAGTTAG
- a CDS encoding Benzoate 4-monooxygenase cytochrome P450, producing the protein MPNFSNLQLVQAHSAFFIAGINLHVFVFRKGEWNTFTTTLISGFTLGIALLAVALTQFAPGFFESNIAALGLAASLTASLIIGIYSSLLVYRAAFHRLNNFKGPFAARLSNLWITSKAVKKLQLHLEVQELHKQYGDIVRIGPTELSINNPKAIPAIHSARSPSRKGPWYSVLVNPMLALNVIRDKHEHTVRRKTWEKGFGSKALKDYEYRVANYANQLLSQIETHKGTPFNMTDWSNFFSFDVMGDLAFGKSFRMLENGIKHHFMTDLHKNMESVGMFSHMIWLFPLFKNTPIINAGQKRFWHFVKSQVDERIKNTPDRSDVFSWLLEDFNAIKNPSWQDRMNLYGDAYLIIIAGSDTTSATLTCLIFELAQHKEHAQRLREEIDDYFAHNENPEHLSLSKLQFLQACIDETLRLHPTVPSGLQRMTPPEGMEIDGTFIPGDTIVQVPNHTMFRDERIFPQPDEFIPERWTTRPELSRNPEAFVPFNTGKHSCVGKQLGLMELRYVASQIVSRYDIELAPGQTRKAFVEHQKDGFTLSLPPCQVVFKPRADKRGVA; encoded by the exons ATGCCAAACTTTAGCAATCTCCAACTTGTTCAAGCCCACTCGGCCTTCTTTATAGCGGGTATCAATCTCCATGTCTTCGTTTTTCGTAAGGGAGAATGGAACACTTTCACCACTACTCTGATCAGTGGCTTCACTCTCGGGATCGCCTTACTCGCAGTCGCCCTAACCCAGTTCGCACCCGGGTTTTTCGAAAGCAacatcgccgcccttggATTGGCCGCTTCGCTTACAGCTTCTCTTATCATCGGGATTTACAGCAGCCTACTGGTGTATCGCGCGGCATTCCACAGGCTGAACAACTTCAAGGGCCCCTTTGCGGCAAGACTGTCGAACCTATGGATCACCTCCAAGGCGGTCAAGAAGTTGCAGTTGCATCTGGAAGTTCAAGAACTCCACAAACAATACGGCGACATTGTGAGAATCG GTCCAACTGAGTTGTCTATCAACAACCCAAAGGCAATTCCGGCAATCCACTCAGCCCGCTCCCCCTCCAGGAAAGGCCCCTGGTACTCGGTCTTGGTAAACCCTATGCTCGCTCTGAATGTCATCCGAGACAAGCACGAGCACACTGTGCGACGGAAGACTTGGGAGAAAGGGTTCGGCTCCAAAG CCTTGAAGGACTACGAGTACCGTGTAGCAAACTACGCCAATCAACTCCTGTCGCAGATTGAAACGCACAAGGGGACGCCCTTCAACATGACAGATTGGTCCAACTTTTTCAGCTTTGACGTCATGGGCGACCTGGCTTTCGGCAAGTCTTTCCGGATGCTGGAGAACGGCATCAAACATCACTTCATGACCGATTTGCACAAGAACATGGAATCTGTTGGGATGTTTAGTCACATGATTTGGCTCTTTCCTCTCTTCAAAAACACGCCAATCATCAATGCCGGCCAGAAACGGTTCTGGCACTTTGTCAAGTCACAGGTGGACGAGAGGATCAAG AACACTCCAGACCGCTCAGACGTGTTCTCGTGGTTGTTGGAGGACTTCAATGCAATCAAGAACCCATCTTGGCAAGACCGCATGAACCTTTACGGAGATGCGTATCTGATTATTATTGCTGGGAG TGACACCACTTCTGCCACCCTTACGTGTCTCATTTTCGAACTTGCCCAGCACAAGGAGCATGCACAGCGACTGAGAGAGGAGATTGACGACTACTTTGCGCATAACGAAAACCCCGAACACCTCTCGCTGTCGAAGCTTCAGTTTTTACAGGCATGCATTGACGAGACCTTGAGGCTCCACCCTACCGTCCCATCGGGTCTCCAACGGATGACGCCGCCCGAAGGTATGGAGATCGACGGGACGTTCATCCCGGGCGACACCATCGTCCAGGTGCCTAACCACACAATGTTCAGAG ATGAGCGCATTTTTCCGCAGCCTGACGAGTTCATTCCTGAGCGTTGGACCACGCGGCCCGAGCTGTCCAGGAATCCTGAGGCTTTCGTCCCCTTCAACACAG GGAAACACTCGTGTGTTGGGAAGCAGCTTGGGCTCATGGAGCTCCGCTACGTTGCCAGCCAAATCGTCTCCCGGTATGACATTGAGCTCGCTCCCGGCCAGACGCGCAAGGCGTTTGTCGAGCACCAAAAGGATGGGTTTACGctgtcgttgccgccgtgcCAAGTGGTTTTCAAGCCGAGGGCCGACAAGAGAGGGGTTGCTTAG
- a CDS encoding FAD-binding domain protein yields MSASKPILISGAGLSSLLLAQSLRQSNIPFRIFERDASFAFRAQGYRLRLSAEGLDAIESVLDPRKWQHFWDKCGKTGGSGFTELDATTAEQKDHAVREELSSRDNKIVGIARGTMRELFAEGCEEHIEWSKSVTGYELTEEGVRALFADGTKSVEGSMLVGGEGIRSKVAKQVSGGRLKVYDTGARGIHGQAPTTAFKHLGEGVFRLRDGTRPDGTVIVMTNVRSSDMDDPNIKFGWTLGGQPGVINAPNDDLAIVGKKAADIAKSLTKDWHPHLKPLFDEMDESEAAFWKITCSTPWGVPEWPNEPRVTVIGDAAHSMTPAGGLGANTAVQDAALLGRLLREAGGYKPGVTAAYEKEMRVYGSSAVHKSYSIAVGVFGIQVDENSPTV; encoded by the coding sequence ATGTCCGCAAGCAAGCCAATCCTCATATCCGGCGCCGGGCTCTCGTCACTGCTCCTCGCACAATCCCTCCGCCAGTCCAACATCCCCTTCCGCATCTTCGAGCGCGACGCTTCCTTCGCCTTTCGTGCCCAGGGCTACCGCCTGCGTCTGTCAGCCGAGGGCCTGGACGCCATCGAGTCGGTTCTCGACCCCCGAAAATGGCAGCACTTCTGGGACAAGTGCGGCAAgaccggcggcagcggcttcaccgagctcgacgccaccACTGCCGAGCAGAAGGACCACGCCGTCCGTGAGGAACTGTCGTCCCGCGACAACAAGATCGTCGGGATAGCCAGGGGCACCATGCGCGAGCTGTTCGCCGAGGGCTGCGAGGAACACATCGAGTGGTCCAAGAGCGTCACCGGCTACGAGCTGACGGAAGAAGGCGTTCGGGCACTCTTTGCGGACGGCACAAAATCCGTCGAAGGGTCCATGCTCGTCGGAGGCGAGGGCATCCGCTCCAAGGTCGCCAAGCAGGTCTCGGGCGGGAGGCTCAAGGTGTACGACACAGGCGCGAGGGGCATCCATGGCCAGGCACCTACGACGGCATTCAAACACCTGGGCGAAGGCGTCTTCCGGCTGCGGGACGGCACGCGACccgacggcaccgtcatcgtcatgaCAAACGTCCGCTCGAGCGACATGGACGACCCCAACATCAAGTTTGGCTGGACGCTGGGAGGCCAGCCAGGCGTCATCAATGCCCCCAATGACGACCTCGCAATCGTTggcaagaaggcggccgacATTGCCAAGTCCCTTACCAAAGACTGGCACCCGCATCTGAAGCCACTGTtcgacgagatggacgagtCGGAAGCTGCCTTCTGGAAGATCACGTGCTCGACACCGTGGGGGGTGCCTGAGTGGCCCAACGAGCCTCGTGTGACTGTCATTGGGGATGCTGCCCATTCCATGACTCCGGCAGGGGGTCTTGGTGCCAATACAGCGGTTCAGGACGCCGCGTTGCTCGGGAGGTTGTTACGCGAGGCTGGCGGGTACAAGCCCGGCGTCACGGCCGCGTACGAGAAGGAAATGAGGGTCTATGGCAGTAGCGCTGTTCACAAGAGCTactccatcgccgtcggcgtgtTTGGTATCCAGGTTGACGAGAATTCTCCAACCGTGTAG
- a CDS encoding lactonohydrolase, whose protein sequence is MVHLSFYLPLLGLLPLLQATIVSVPYELTYLLPSRFEGNIFYTFVNGTSTANETISDLLDRAKGAPFISYDDEFLSLLGPNPEPQLVDEREVNFAAEAGVWISARNEVWYTTWINDGPTAVEILNLNDNTIRNLTSSEPLENPNGGFYHQGRVYFTCLRDDSRGWPGGVVAVDPETGDVERILNSYFGLKFDNIDDVAWVTQPGTNKSYMYITILPYADSLVTNDTVPQGLWRWDPQAKTLLPVISRTEYPLANGVRPSKDQKTLWITDFGGEERSRIWGLPGKVGSPAIYSYDLDEDMWPVNRRIFGVARMQAPDGIRIDDAGRIWTAEGEGVVVRSSAGKIIGVFNAHYFTRDPLKTAIVQFELAGDTLVILGQNKLWTLKLAEVVNEADDGSPAGNHSES, encoded by the coding sequence ATGGTCCATCTCTCTTTCTACTTGCCTTTGCTTGGCCTACTGCCTCTTTTACAAGCCACCATTGTCTCCGTTCCTTATGAGCTCACGTACCTTCTTCCCTCGCGTTTCGAAGGAAACATATTTTACACCTTTGTCAACGGCACCTCTACTGCTAACGAAACTATCTCGGACCTTCTCGACAGAGCGAAAGGGGCGCCTTTCATCTCCTACGATGATGAGTTCCTCTCACTGCTGGGGCCCAACCCTGAACCGCAACTGGTAGACGAGCGCGAGGTAAacttcgccgccgaggcggggGTCTGGATCAGCGCGCGCAACGAAGTCTGGTATACCACCTGGATCAATGACGGGCCGACCGCAGTCGAGATTTTGAATCTCAACGACAACACCATCCGGAACTTGACGTCGTCCGAGCCGTTGGAGAACCCCAATGGCGGATTCTATCACCAGGGTCGCGTTTACTTCACCTGCCTCCGCGACGACTCCAGAGGCTGGCCTGGCGGCGTGGTAGCCGTTGATCCCGAGaccggcgacgtcgagagAATCCTCAACTCCTACTTCGGCCTCAAGTTCGACAACATTGACGACGTTGCCTGGGTTACGCAGCCGGGAACCAACAAGTCGTACATGTACATTACTATCTTGCCGTACGCCGACAGTCTTGTCACGAACGACACTGTCCCCCAGGGCCTGTGGCGGTGGGACCCGCAGGCGAAAACTCTGCTCCCTGTTATAAGCAGGACAGAGTACCCCCTTGCGAACGGGGTCAGGCCGTCCAAGGACCAGAAGACACTTTGGATCACAGactttggcggcgaggagcgcAGCAGGATCTGGGGCCTGCCTGGCAAAGTCGGTTCGCCTGCCATCTACAGCTACGATTTGGACGAGGACATGTGGCCTGTTAACAGACGCATCTTTGGCGTGGCCAGAATGCAGGCCCCAGACGGGATCCGAATCGATGATGCGGGTAGGATCTGGACGGCGGAGGGAGAAGGAGTCGTGGTGCGGTCTTCTGCGGGGAAGATCATTGGCGTGTTTAACGCACACTATTTCACCAGAGATCCCTTGAAAACGGCAATCGTACAGTTCGAGCTTGCAGGGGATACACTGGTGATTCTAGGCCAGAACAAGCTCTGGACCTTGAAGTTGGCAGAGGTTGTCAACGAAGCTGATGATGGTAGTCCGGCTGGAAACCACTCAGAGTCCTAG